The Streptomyces sp. NBC_01276 genome contains the following window.
GGCTGCTGCCCGAATCCCGGGGCGCGGCGGACGGACCCTGGGACGTGCTGGGCGCCCTCATGGCCGCGGGCGGGGTCCTCGGCGTGGTCCTCGGGGTCAAGCGGTTCGGCGCCGAACGGCACCTCCTGGACCCCGAGGCGCTGGTGCCCCTGGTGCTCGGCGCGGCCCTGCTGATCCTCTTCGTACGCCGCCAGAGGCGCCGCGAGCACCCGCTGATCGACATGCGGATGTTCTCCCGTGCCGCGTTCTCCACCTCCGTCGGCTGCATCGTGCTCGCCATGCTGGCCCTGGTCGGCCTGGAGCTGATCGCCGTCCAGTACCTCCAGCTGGTGCTGCGCCTGAGTCCGCTGGAGACCGGGCTGCGGCTGCTGCCGCTCACCTTCGCCGCCATGGCCGCCGGCGCCACCGGTTCGTACACCCTCCAGCGGGTCGGCCCGCGCAGGATGGTCTCCTTCGGCTTCGTCCTGACCGCCGCCGCCGTGCTGCTGCTGACGCTGATGGGCCAGCAGGACCGGCCCGTGCTGCTCACCGTCGGGTTCGTCCTGCTCGGCTTCGGCCTGCAGACGACCCTGTTCGCGGCCTACGAGTCCATGCTCAGCGAGGCCCCGGCGGACACCGCCGGCGGCGCGGCCTCCATAGGCGAGACCTCGTACCAGCTCGGCGCGGGTATGGGCATCGCCCTGCTCGGCAGCGTGATGAACGCCGCCTACGCGCCCGGCCTGACCGACCTCCCCGGCGTCCCGGCCGACGCGGCGCGCGACGCCGCGCACTCGCTCGGCGAGGCCTACCAGGTCGCCGCCCACCTCGGCGGCGCGGCGGGGGACTCCCTGCACGCCGCCGCCCGGCACGCCTTCGTGCACGGGCTGCACGTCACGCTCGTGGTCAGCGCGGGCCTGCTGCTCGCGGGCGCCGTGATGGCGCTGAAACTGCCCCGCACCATGGACGGCGCCGAGCCGGCCGAGTGCGGCGACCCGGCCGCCGACGCCCTGCCCGCGGGTACCGTACGCCTCCCCGCGCAGGCCGACGGCGCCGCGCGGACCCCCGCGCCGGGCGGTCCGGAACACGACACGGCCGTCGGCGGGCGGCCCGGCCGCACGGCCTGACCCCGCGCCGGCCCGGCCCGGCCGGGCAGGGCGGAAATCCGGGGGTGGACCAGGGGCGGGACCGACGACAAACTTGCACCGCTAGGTTTCGCCCCACGTGCCTGCCGGGAGGCCCCTCTTGTCCGCGTCGAAGACCCCCTTCGTCCCCACCGACCCGCTCGGGCTGGACGAGCTGCTCAGCCCCGAGGACCTCGCCGTCCGCGACACGGTCCGCACCTGGGCCGCCGACCGGGTCCTGCCGCACATCGCCCAGTGGTACGAGGACGGGGAGCTCCCCGGCATCCGCGAGCTGGCCCGCGAACTCGGCTCCATCGGCGCGCTCGGCATGTCCCTGACCGGCTACGGCTGTGCGGGCGCGAGCGCCGTCCAGTACGGACTGGCCTGCCTGGAGCTGGAGGCCGCCGACTCGGGGATCCGCTCGCTGGTCTCCGTACAGGGCTCGCTGGCCATGTACGCGATCTGGAAGTACGGCTCCGAGGAGCAGAAGGAGCGCTGGCTGCCCGGCATGGCGGCCGGCGAGCTGATCGGCTGCTTCGGCCTGACCGAGCCCGACGTGGGCTCCGATCCGGCCGCGATGCGCACGTACGCGAAGCGCGACGGCGGCGACTGGGTGCTCAACGGGCGCAAGATGTGGATCACCAACGGCTCGGTGGCCGCCGTCGCGGTGGTCTGGGCGCAGACGGACGAGGGGATCCGCGGCTTCGCCGTCCCCACCGACGCGGCGGGCTTCTCGGCGCCGGAGATCAAGCACAAGTGGTCGCTGCGCGCCTCGGTGACGAGCGAGCTGGTCATGGACGACGTGCGGCTGCCGGCGGACGCGGTGCTGCCGGGAGTCACCGGGCTCAAGGGACCGCTGGGCTGCCTCAGCCACGCGCGGTACGGGATCGTCTGGGGCTCCATGGGCGCGGCGCGCTCCGCCTTCGAGACGGCGCTCGACTACGCGAGGACGCGGGAGCAGTTCGGCAAGCCGATCGGCGGCTTCCAGCTCACCCAGGCCAAACTCGCCGACATGGCGCTCGAACTCCACAAGGGCATCCTGCTCGCCCACCACCTGGGCCGGCGGATGGACGCGGGCACCCTGCGGGCGGAGCAGATCAGTTTCGGCAAGCTCAACAACGTCCGCGAGGCCATCGACATCTGCCGTACCGCGCGGACGATCCTCGGGGCCAACGGGATCTCCCTGGAGTACCCCGTCATGCGACACGCCACCAACCTCGAATCGGTCCTCACCTACGAGGGCACCGTCGAGATGCACCAGCTCGTCCTGGGCAAGGCGCTCACCGGGCTCGACGCCTTCCGGTGAGGGGCCCCCAGCCGGCGCCGGGAGGAGCCCCCGGGCTCAGCTCTGGTTGAAGAAGTCGCGGGTCCGCCCGCCCGCCTCACCGCTGACGATCTGGGTGTCGGCCGGGGTCAGGAGGAAGACCCTGGTCGCCACCCGCTCGATCGAACCGCGCAGCCCGAAGGTCAGGCCGGCCGCGAAGTCGACCACGCGCTTGGCGTCG
Protein-coding sequences here:
- a CDS encoding acyl-CoA dehydrogenase family protein, translating into MSASKTPFVPTDPLGLDELLSPEDLAVRDTVRTWAADRVLPHIAQWYEDGELPGIRELARELGSIGALGMSLTGYGCAGASAVQYGLACLELEAADSGIRSLVSVQGSLAMYAIWKYGSEEQKERWLPGMAAGELIGCFGLTEPDVGSDPAAMRTYAKRDGGDWVLNGRKMWITNGSVAAVAVVWAQTDEGIRGFAVPTDAAGFSAPEIKHKWSLRASVTSELVMDDVRLPADAVLPGVTGLKGPLGCLSHARYGIVWGSMGAARSAFETALDYARTREQFGKPIGGFQLTQAKLADMALELHKGILLAHHLGRRMDAGTLRAEQISFGKLNNVREAIDICRTARTILGANGISLEYPVMRHATNLESVLTYEGTVEMHQLVLGKALTGLDAFR
- a CDS encoding MFS transporter, translating into MSGTHTTGDGNPSLWQRVSAASGGANRWVVLAVLCVSLVLVALDATILHVAVPSVTEDLRPGAVELLWIVDAYPLVCASLLILFGTLGDRVGRRRILLLGYGLFGVASAIAALAHDAQVLIAARALLGIGGAMIMPATLSILRQVFPDRRERALAIGIWTAVAAIGAASGPVLGGFLVQHYWWGSVFLINIPLMALILPLGRWLLPESRGAADGPWDVLGALMAAGGVLGVVLGVKRFGAERHLLDPEALVPLVLGAALLILFVRRQRRREHPLIDMRMFSRAAFSTSVGCIVLAMLALVGLELIAVQYLQLVLRLSPLETGLRLLPLTFAAMAAGATGSYTLQRVGPRRMVSFGFVLTAAAVLLLTLMGQQDRPVLLTVGFVLLGFGLQTTLFAAYESMLSEAPADTAGGAASIGETSYQLGAGMGIALLGSVMNAAYAPGLTDLPGVPADAARDAAHSLGEAYQVAAHLGGAAGDSLHAAARHAFVHGLHVTLVVSAGLLLAGAVMALKLPRTMDGAEPAECGDPAADALPAGTVRLPAQADGAARTPAPGGPEHDTAVGGRPGRTA